A stretch of the Macaca mulatta isolate MMU2019108-1 chromosome 14, T2T-MMU8v2.0, whole genome shotgun sequence genome encodes the following:
- the TLCD5 gene encoding TLC domain-containing protein 5 isoform X3: MLAHHTLSILGIIMALVLGESGTEVNAVLFGSELTNPLLQMRWFLRETGHYHSFTGDVVDFLFVALFTGVRIGVGARLLFCEMVSPTPKWFVKAGGVAMYAVSWCFMFSIWRFAWRKSIKKYHAWRSRRSEERQLKHNGHLKIH, encoded by the coding sequence ATGCTGGCTCATCACACGTTGAGTATCTTGGGCATTATCATGGCCCTTGTGCTTGGGGAATCTGGCACAGAGGTCAATGCAGTCCTCTTTGGAAGTGAGCTTACCAATCCCTTGCTACAGATGCGCTGGTTTCTCCGGGAAACAGGACACTATCACAGTTTCACTGGAGATGTAGTGGACTTCCTCTTTGTGGCTCTGTTCACAGGAGTGAGGATTGGTGTAGGAGCTCGCCTCCTTTTCTGTGAAATGGTCTCCCCCACGCCTAAGTGGTTTGTGAAGGCTGGGGGAGTAGCCATGTATGCTGTGTCTTGGTGTTTCATGTTTAGCATCTGGCGCTTTGCATGGAGGAAGAGCATCAAGAAGTACCATGCTTGGAGAAGCAGGCGGAGTGAGGAACGGCAGCTGAAACACAACGGACATCTCAAAATACACTAG
- the TLCD5 gene encoding TLC domain-containing protein 5 isoform X1, which yields MTLCSFLRVHSLFFWFWSFHHRMALALCLQVLCSLCGWLSLYISFCHLNKHRSYEWSCRLVTFTHGVLSIGLSAYIGFIDGPWPFTHPGSPNTPLQVHVLCLTLGYFIFDLGWCIYFQSEGALMLAHHTLSILGIIMALVLGESGTEVNAVLFGSELTNPLLQMRWFLRETGHYHSFTGDVVDFLFVALFTGVRIGVGARLLFCEMVSPTPKWFVKAGGVAMYAVSWCFMFSIWRFAWRKSIKKYHAWRSRRSEERQLKHNGHLKIH from the exons ATGACCCTATGCTCTTTTCTTAGGGtgcattctttgtttttctggttttggtctTTTCATCACAGGATGGCATTAGCTCTGTGTCTGCAGGTGCTGTGCAGCCTGTGTGGCTGGCTCTCGCTCTATATTTCTTTCTGCCACCTGAATAAGCACCGAAGCTATGAGTGGAGCTGCCGGCTGGTCACCTTCACCCATGGAGTCCTCTCCATAGGCCTCTCCGCTTATATTGGCTTCATTGATGGCCCATGGCCTTTTACCCACCCAG GCTCACCCAATACACCTCTCCAAGTTCATGTGCTGTGTCTCACCTTGGGCTACTTCATCTTCGACTTGGGCTGGTGCATCTACTTCCAGTCTGAGGGTGCCTTGATGCTGGCTCATCACACGTTGAGTATCTTGGGCATTATCATGGCCCTTGTGCTTGGGGAATCTGGCACAGAGGTCAATGCAGTCCTCTTTGGAAGTGAGCTTACCAATCCCTTGCTACAGATGCGCTGGTTTCTCCGGGAAACAGGACACTATCACAGTTTCACTGGAGATGTAGTGGACTTCCTCTTTGTGGCTCTGTTCACAGGAGTGAGGATTGGTGTAGGAGCTCGCCTCCTTTTCTGTGAAATGGTCTCCCCCACGCCTAAGTGGTTTGTGAAGGCTGGGGGAGTAGCCATGTATGCTGTGTCTTGGTGTTTCATGTTTAGCATCTGGCGCTTTGCATGGAGGAAGAGCATCAAGAAGTACCATGCTTGGAGAAGCAGGCGGAGTGAGGAACGGCAGCTGAAACACAACGGACATCTCAAAATACACTAG
- the TLCD5 gene encoding TLC domain-containing protein 5 isoform X2, translated as MALALCLQVLCSLCGWLSLYISFCHLNKHRSYEWSCRLVTFTHGVLSIGLSAYIGFIDGPWPFTHPGSPNTPLQVHVLCLTLGYFIFDLGWCIYFQSEGALMLAHHTLSILGIIMALVLGESGTEVNAVLFGSELTNPLLQMRWFLRETGHYHSFTGDVVDFLFVALFTGVRIGVGARLLFCEMVSPTPKWFVKAGGVAMYAVSWCFMFSIWRFAWRKSIKKYHAWRSRRSEERQLKHNGHLKIH; from the exons ATGGCATTAGCTCTGTGTCTGCAGGTGCTGTGCAGCCTGTGTGGCTGGCTCTCGCTCTATATTTCTTTCTGCCACCTGAATAAGCACCGAAGCTATGAGTGGAGCTGCCGGCTGGTCACCTTCACCCATGGAGTCCTCTCCATAGGCCTCTCCGCTTATATTGGCTTCATTGATGGCCCATGGCCTTTTACCCACCCAG GCTCACCCAATACACCTCTCCAAGTTCATGTGCTGTGTCTCACCTTGGGCTACTTCATCTTCGACTTGGGCTGGTGCATCTACTTCCAGTCTGAGGGTGCCTTGATGCTGGCTCATCACACGTTGAGTATCTTGGGCATTATCATGGCCCTTGTGCTTGGGGAATCTGGCACAGAGGTCAATGCAGTCCTCTTTGGAAGTGAGCTTACCAATCCCTTGCTACAGATGCGCTGGTTTCTCCGGGAAACAGGACACTATCACAGTTTCACTGGAGATGTAGTGGACTTCCTCTTTGTGGCTCTGTTCACAGGAGTGAGGATTGGTGTAGGAGCTCGCCTCCTTTTCTGTGAAATGGTCTCCCCCACGCCTAAGTGGTTTGTGAAGGCTGGGGGAGTAGCCATGTATGCTGTGTCTTGGTGTTTCATGTTTAGCATCTGGCGCTTTGCATGGAGGAAGAGCATCAAGAAGTACCATGCTTGGAGAAGCAGGCGGAGTGAGGAACGGCAGCTGAAACACAACGGACATCTCAAAATACACTAG